The sequence ctacAATTTCTAACtaaaaacactgtttatttCACCTCTGATTTCAGACGACGTGTGTGAAAAGGAAATCGAGGTGGACGGAGAGTGTGCGACCGTAACTCTGTTGGACATGTGGGATTCTGAGGTAAGATGATGGAAAGCTTACACGATTCTGGTTTAACTGTTCAAAGTGACTCACTGAACCTCTCTGTCTCCCTCCAGACGGACGATGAATGGGTCCAGGAGCGTTGCATGCAGACAGGTGATGCTTACCTGCTTCTGTACTCCATCACTGACCGAGCCTCGTTCCTGCGAGCTTCAGAGCTGAGAATTATCCTACGACAGTTCTGTCCAGCCCAACACACGCCGATCATCCTGGTGGGCAACAAATGTGACCTGGTGCGACGCAGGGAGGTGTCGATGAATGGTGAGAAGATGCACTTCCTGTCTGTTGGAGAGTCTCTTTTCTCACAAACAAGTTCACGTCCAACAATTCAAGTATTTGATGGTTTCTCATGTATTGAGCCATCTTAATATATGATgctaaattaaaatacacagctctagcttttaataaactaaactaatactttatttaaagttttatacataaggctgacattatgctgtcattgaccgtggctcagtggtagagtgggttgtccagagaccaaagggttgggggttcaaatcctgctctaactgagtcattgtcgttgtgtccttgggcaaggcactttacccacattgccttgtatgagtgagtatgaattgtgcatgtatgtcggtggtggtcagaggggccgtaggcacgaaatggcagccactcccctgtcagtctgccccagggcagctgtggctacattgtagcttaccaccactgctATGactgtgtgaatgaataatggtttctgtgacatgctttgagtctccttgaagaaagcgctatataaatccaagtcattattattattattattattattattattattattattattattattattattattattattattatctgtcattagcatctTTTTTGCTatattatgacacctttggagctatgttggcatttttggggttaggtggggggatctagtggggttaagtAGGGATAGGGTAATGAAAGACACTTATTGAACTTAttggctgacattacgctgtcattattatgacatgacacctgtcattagcaagaacaaggtgtcatgaagactATCAtgaagtgtcgttcgttaccctaacacTACCTAATTCctctagatccctccacctaacccaaaaaatgccaacatagctccaaaggtgtcataatttagcgaacgacacttgatgacagccttcatgacaccttattcatgctaatgacagataaagaAAGTGTAATgttagccttatgtataaaacttcaagtaaagtgtttccAAAAAATGATGCtaatacatttggacctactttcttggtaaaatgaaacaatgaaaTAGAGAAGATGAGACTCTAAGAATAAACCAGTATAATCTCAACTAACAAAGAAAAACCAACTCAGAAATCCAATAACCAAACCTCCTGCAGTTCATCTCTGACCCTCTGCTCTCCTCCCTGTTTCAGAGGGCCGTGCTTGTGCCGCTGTGTTTGACTGCAAGTTCATCGAGACCTCGGCCGCCATGCAACACAACGTCTGGGAGGCTTTTCACGGCATTGTCCGACAGCTGCGTCTCCGCAGAGACTCCAAAGAGAGCAAACGCCGTCGTCACGTACACAGCGACGCACGCCGTGAGAGCCTTCAGATGAAGGCCAAACGGTTCCTCGACAAGATGGTATCAAAGAACAATAACAGCGTGGCGTTCTGGCTCAAATCCAGGTCCAGCAATGATCTCTCTGTGCTGTAGGAGCAGGACACATTGACTCTTTAAAGTCTTTTGATCTTTGGAACAGAAGGAAACCAAAGTATGTTAATGTGGGGATGAACCAGGATTGTTCAAAAGGTCCATGCTGTGTTTGCATCCGTCCTCTACAAAGGACAAGAGAGGCGATGGTGCAGTCTGTTCAATGACTCATAGTCACAGCCTTAGTAACAGATCAATGTTTCAGTCTGATGGACACTTCGTGACTGTGAAGCAGAACAGTTTGGTCGTAAACCGGTGGATGGAAACTgagagaaaaaagtgttttttgttcatttctgtgtttttaataaaaacttcAATGTTGATTTTGCTTGTATTTCTTCATTATTTTGCTCTTACTCTTGCCAAATTTGTTGATTGTTGATCCCAAAGTAGTAAGATAAGCAGCAATGATGTGTGACTGTCTGCATCTGTTTATTGGTTCACCGTTTAAAATGTTGCTATGGTTTTATATGTACTGAGATGTTGATTGATTGTATTTTGTTACCTGGATGTGTTCTACATCATCAAATAAAGTGACACATTAAAGTTCCTTCTTAGTTGTTTGTTATTGGAACATCTACAAAAAATGATTGCTGGTGTTTCCAAATTTGCTAAATATAAAAGATGAGTCAGCAATTTGTGTCATAATGAATGTTCACCACTGGGACTCAAGGAGTTGCCACGGTGACCTTTGTTAGAGTCTGGTAcaggtcagctatgatgtgatgcatttgattgttgtctggtcatttcattttttgcagtttcacaatgtccgttaaaAAATTAATGGTTGAATTTAGAAATGCAATCATTTACTTTGTCTTTtcaaacatacttaagtacaggcaaaattactcatttagaaatatactcaaaaaagtataaGTACAAGAAATGAGCTGCTTTGTGTACAGCACTTAAACCAATAAATGACTAaactaacaacaacaaccatCCATCCTTTCACTTATCAGATGAAAGGTAGAGGTAGAACTTTCTGAAGATCTGTGAACTTAAGTCAGTCCACTTGCATGTGTGTGAAAAAGATTGTTGGTTCAATCCGTTGGCCTTTAATTGTGCACATAGTTCCTTATCAGGAGCTGCTGCGAGTGAACAATCTGACAGGAAACACTAGACACTCATGGGTCAAAGTCTGAGTGGATATGACAAACCTCTTCAGTGAATAGTAGGTTTTTCAACCAATGACAGCAGCTTAACATGTTTTTGTGcacgtgtgtatttttcttcataACTAAGAAACACATAATCTCAAAGATTTTGTTGTGCATGAGTATAAACTATTTCTGTATCGAGCCAGAACAGTGAACGAACAAATTTCCATGTgttaaagactttttaaaaaaaaatgaaatcagtgATTAATGATGACAGAAGGTAGTTTCATCCCCAGCTTACTGTATGTATCATTGTTCTGGTCTTCCTGCTCAGAGCTGTGCTGTCAGCCTCTTCATTGGCCAACTCTTTGGAAGGGCAGGGTGATTAGACAATCATTAGATACAATAAAACATTGCTGGTTAGAGTGGGTTAACGTTTGACCACGCAGCGTGAAGCTCTACGGATCACTCTCCGCCACTCTCCTGTAAGGTACGTTCTTCTCTGTGAGCTTCTTGACTTTGAAGATATTCATCTTTTGGGTTTATGTGTACAGGAACAAACGCGCGTGTGTAGATTTGTGTAGAATATGTGTTGTTGTGTCTTGAACGTGTCGGATCGTTTCAGATTACTGAGAAAAAGGCAATGATCTTGACTTGACTTTGTCATGGCCTCAGTGTAAGGCAGAGCTGACTTcagacttcttcttcttctcctgcacTGTTTTTAACATCCAACACAGTGAatgaatatatttcatatataacATGATGCTGAATTATATTTCACATCTGAATACATTTCCCTTCTACACATTATGGAGTGTAGATGATATCGTTTTAACCACTGGATCCAGTTGCTGTTAAACCCAAACATGTACAGATAATATTTTTCTCGCTGGTGGAATCGTTGTTGGTGGAGGTCTGAAATATGTAGTGTCTGTGAATAAGTTGATGGAATTAAACCCAATGAACAGACATAGATCTGACAAAGTgagaatgactaaaaaaaagcaCCATAAGTgataaaaagatgaaaatgcAATAAAGGAATTTTAGGTTGTCTGAGCAGCATTTGCACTTTCAAAGGACTGTTAAAGTGTCCTGTGACACAAAAAGGTCAGTAGCCATGACTCAATGTCACCTTCAGTTAACCAGTCGACTTCACTCGTCTGCGTCAGCGCGTTACAAgttcaaagacacaaaatgtgttGATTTCTAAACACGGTCCTTGACTCATTGGCTGGATTTAGCCATCGATGTTATTTTAGTAAAATGACTCAGAACAGAAGCTGATGTCCTTCAGCTAATGCAGAGCTTTGATATAATATTCATGCTTATATCCTTTATTTTAACACCTGTACTGTAGAAGTTATACTGCGCAAAACTTTTACAGGTAGGTAGCAGTTAGCATACAAGCTAAATGCAAGCAGCTGTTTAGATATCAATTATCTGATTTTGGATATGAATTCAAGTTAAATGTACAGATAATAGTTATTTAAGGTGAAACTTTATCAGTtaaacacaccaaaaacaaacaacaacatcaaCACTTGGTCTCACCTTGAGTTTTTTGAGTATATATAAGCAAAAAGTTTGAACAGTCCTCCCAAAAGTTTACAAAGTTGTTCTAAATTAAAAGCTCTCCTGAAAAACAACAATGCAAaggaaaaaccaaacacaaaagTGCTTTCAAATCAAGCAcataaatgaatttaaaaaaatgaaaatttctATTTAGCACTACTTAAGATTTTGCTTCAGC is a genomic window of Gouania willdenowi chromosome 16, fGouWil2.1, whole genome shotgun sequence containing:
- the gem gene encoding GTP-binding protein GEM, which encodes MMSSVQRHSLRLQTELHRWSICEPGSNLLPAGLLARVPSCISRSKSCTSSAGESNRSRGSWSSSDSFASFDSAGEPGGPYRVVLLGAAGVGKTAFASIFAGAEDSMDSEDCDLSTDDVCEKEIEVDGECATVTLLDMWDSETDDEWVQERCMQTGDAYLLLYSITDRASFLRASELRIILRQFCPAQHTPIILVGNKCDLVRRREVSMNEGRACAAVFDCKFIETSAAMQHNVWEAFHGIVRQLRLRRDSKESKRRRHVHSDARRESLQMKAKRFLDKMVSKNNNSVAFWLKSRSSNDLSVL